A window of Haliscomenobacter hydrossis DSM 1100 contains these coding sequences:
- a CDS encoding 3'-5' exonuclease yields MILFLDTETTGLPLNWSAPISRVNNWPRMVQLAGLLYDEEGTLLEQLNYLVRPEGYTIPAAVVRIHGITTERALAEGVPVAQVLNDFRSILEKSKLLVAHNVNFDHAIVGAEYHRYVKEDPLLPIPKFCTMTSPEVIYHCALPANSPRGGYKWPKLEELHYKLFKEGIKGAHDAMVDITATARCYWELKRLGVI; encoded by the coding sequence ATGATTTTATTTCTCGATACTGAAACTACCGGATTGCCCCTCAATTGGAGTGCGCCCATTTCCCGGGTCAACAACTGGCCACGAATGGTGCAATTGGCCGGTTTACTCTACGATGAAGAGGGTACTTTATTGGAGCAACTCAATTACCTGGTTCGTCCGGAGGGATACACGATCCCTGCCGCCGTAGTGCGCATTCACGGGATTACGACCGAGCGGGCACTGGCAGAGGGGGTTCCAGTGGCACAAGTGCTCAACGATTTTCGAAGCATTTTGGAAAAAAGTAAACTCCTGGTGGCGCATAATGTGAATTTCGACCACGCCATCGTAGGCGCGGAATACCACCGGTATGTCAAAGAAGATCCCCTTTTGCCGATTCCCAAGTTTTGTACCATGACCAGTCCTGAAGTGATTTACCATTGCGCTTTACCCGCCAATAGCCCCCGGGGTGGCTACAAATGGCCCAAGTTGGAAGAGTTGCACTACAAACTATTCAAGGAAGGAATCAAAGGTGCGCACGATGCAATGGTGGACATCACCGCTACGGCGCGCTGCTATTGGGAATTGAAGCGGTTGGGGGTGATTTGA
- a CDS encoding sulfurtransferase, whose translation MSSSITPIIHPQELLALQASPNLVIIDARSGPDVRVRYVTSHLAGALHADLDTDLADIKPNAADGGRHPLPSPAQFSKVLGKLGITPESQVVVYDDKNGANAAARFWWMLRAVGHQQVQVLNGGLNAAIEAGFPFLAGEEIAAPVEDYPIQDWSLPLADIAEVEQAGQDPQRLIIDVREKVRYDGITEPIDLVAGHIPGAINVPFANNLDSQGFYLSPEVLHEQYAVVLNNRKPEEVIVHCGSGVTACHTLLAMDYAGFEIPKLYVGSWSEWSRSDKPLA comes from the coding sequence ATGTCTTCATCCATAACACCCATCATTCATCCTCAAGAATTGTTGGCTCTGCAAGCTAGCCCAAACCTTGTCATCATCGATGCCCGCAGCGGCCCGGATGTCAGGGTGCGTTATGTTACCAGTCACCTGGCTGGTGCCTTACACGCTGATTTGGACACCGACCTTGCCGACATCAAACCCAATGCTGCCGATGGAGGCCGGCATCCCTTGCCAAGTCCGGCCCAGTTTTCAAAAGTATTGGGCAAACTGGGCATTACCCCGGAAAGTCAGGTGGTGGTTTATGATGATAAAAATGGTGCCAATGCCGCCGCACGGTTTTGGTGGATGTTGCGCGCAGTAGGTCACCAACAGGTGCAAGTCCTCAACGGAGGTTTAAACGCCGCAATTGAAGCTGGTTTTCCCTTTTTGGCTGGTGAAGAGATTGCCGCCCCCGTCGAGGATTATCCCATCCAGGATTGGAGTTTGCCACTTGCCGATATTGCCGAGGTGGAACAAGCAGGACAAGACCCCCAGCGCCTCATCATCGATGTGCGGGAAAAAGTGCGCTACGATGGCATTACCGAACCGATTGATTTGGTGGCAGGCCATATTCCCGGAGCCATCAACGTACCTTTTGCCAATAACCTGGACAGCCAGGGTTTTTATTTGTCACCTGAAGTGTTGCACGAACAATACGCTGTAGTACTCAACAATCGAAAGCCCGAAGAGGTGATTGTGCATTGTGGGTCTGGAGTGACGGCTTGCCACACGCTGCTGGCTATGGATTATGCGGGCTTCGAGATCCCTAAACTTTATGTGGGTTCCTGGAGTGAGTGGTCACGGAGTGATAAACCACTGGCTTAA
- a CDS encoding aminotransferase class III-fold pyridoxal phosphate-dependent enzyme: MSFSTAEVQQLALQYFQIQGSVRTLSGEVDLNYLIETGVGQRYCFKIAHPQTSIAELDFQNAMMEHLQAANLGLEIPVPVVGVGNKKILTHRLLNGELRYLRALTWVEGRVFAEANPHTPELLERVGALCGKLSAALADFDHPAAHRWIKWDPSEALWTKEHLHAIDDPEKNKLATWALDLFQKKALPRFPQLRKSVNYNDANDYNILLSFDPLHPEVPGVIDFGDAVYSHTINELAIAIAYAAMDKPDPLAVIGQMTRGYHQQFPLQELETEVLFPLIVARLLISVLCSAQNRVANPENVYLQISDRPAWDLLEKLQRIAPNLAHSTVREACGWSPHPQAEMFVNWAKTNLHQFAPLVEIDLQGPDCIWLDCSVGSADLGNYADIVDAQRLHQRIVETMEAAQAKVGIGRYNEARPFYTTNAFAVEGNHGPEWRSIHIGLDIFMPEGTPVFAPLDGVVHSFQDNAADRDYGPTIILQHSVSPELTFYTLYGHLSRTSLEGLYVGKPIAKGERLCWMGPMPENGNWSPHLHFQVMLDILDLAGDFPGVAFPDKRAVWTGICPDPWYLIAGQASPCSPAIAVAQILTERRKLLSPNLSISYTQPLYMQRGVGAYLYDHTGRRYLDTVNNVAHVGHEHPRVVRAGQRQMAVLNTNTRYVHHQITQFAEALLATAPASLEVAFFVNSGSEANELALRLAKTYTNQQDIIALQVGYHGNTNACVEISSYKFDGPGGKGASPRVHVVPLPDTYRGLYRGSTPDSAQQYAQPVNEILERLHIQGRRPAAFMAETIVSCGGQIPLPPGYLQQVYASVRTAGGLCIADEVQTGCGRPGKYFWAFEEQGVVPDIVTIGKPIGNGHPLGAVLCTRAVADAFANGMEYFNTFGGNPVSCAIGMEVLKVIREEGLQENALTVGNYLKLGLGELAQRFPQIGDVRGSGLFLGIELVHDPIAKLPAASIADYLANRMRTLGILMSTDGPDHNVLKIKPPMVFGKTQADFLLRMLERLLKEDGCKP, from the coding sequence ATGTCTTTTTCTACCGCCGAAGTTCAGCAACTTGCTTTACAATACTTTCAAATCCAAGGTTCGGTACGCACCCTCAGTGGTGAGGTTGACCTCAACTATTTAATCGAAACCGGAGTAGGCCAGCGCTACTGCTTCAAAATTGCCCATCCCCAGACCTCAATTGCCGAACTGGACTTTCAAAATGCTATGATGGAGCACCTGCAAGCCGCCAATTTGGGTTTGGAAATCCCGGTGCCTGTAGTTGGGGTAGGAAATAAAAAAATCCTTACCCATCGGTTGCTCAACGGGGAACTTCGTTACCTCCGCGCCCTGACTTGGGTAGAAGGACGTGTTTTTGCGGAAGCCAATCCACATACCCCCGAATTACTAGAAAGGGTAGGGGCTTTGTGTGGCAAACTCAGCGCTGCACTTGCCGATTTTGATCATCCCGCCGCGCACCGCTGGATCAAATGGGATCCTTCTGAAGCTCTTTGGACCAAAGAACATTTGCACGCCATTGACGATCCTGAAAAGAATAAATTGGCCACCTGGGCACTGGATTTGTTCCAAAAAAAGGCCTTGCCCCGATTCCCCCAATTGCGGAAAAGTGTCAACTACAACGACGCCAATGACTACAACATCCTGCTTAGTTTTGATCCCTTACATCCCGAAGTGCCGGGCGTGATCGATTTTGGCGACGCCGTTTATTCCCATACCATCAACGAACTGGCCATTGCGATTGCATATGCTGCTATGGACAAGCCCGATCCTCTGGCCGTCATCGGCCAAATGACGCGCGGATACCACCAGCAATTTCCCTTGCAGGAACTGGAGACTGAGGTTTTGTTCCCCCTGATTGTCGCCAGATTGCTGATTAGTGTGCTGTGTTCGGCACAAAACCGGGTGGCTAACCCTGAAAACGTTTACCTACAAATCAGTGATCGCCCAGCCTGGGATTTATTGGAAAAATTGCAGCGTATTGCCCCAAATTTGGCCCATTCTACCGTTCGAGAAGCCTGTGGCTGGTCACCTCATCCACAAGCAGAAATGTTTGTCAACTGGGCCAAAACCAACCTACATCAATTTGCGCCATTGGTAGAAATCGACCTGCAAGGCCCCGACTGCATCTGGCTCGATTGCAGCGTAGGTAGCGCCGATTTGGGCAATTACGCCGATATTGTTGACGCCCAACGCTTGCACCAACGCATCGTGGAAACAATGGAAGCCGCTCAAGCCAAAGTTGGTATTGGCCGTTACAACGAAGCACGTCCTTTTTACACCACCAATGCCTTTGCCGTAGAGGGCAACCACGGCCCGGAATGGCGCAGTATCCACATTGGTCTGGATATTTTTATGCCCGAGGGCACACCCGTTTTTGCACCGCTGGATGGTGTAGTTCACAGTTTTCAAGACAATGCTGCCGATCGGGATTACGGGCCGACCATCATTTTGCAGCACAGCGTCAGTCCTGAATTGACCTTTTACACCTTGTATGGGCACTTGAGCCGTACGTCTTTGGAGGGTTTGTACGTGGGGAAGCCCATCGCCAAAGGGGAACGTTTGTGCTGGATGGGGCCGATGCCAGAAAATGGCAACTGGTCGCCGCACCTGCATTTTCAAGTCATGTTGGACATACTGGATTTGGCGGGTGATTTTCCCGGAGTGGCTTTTCCCGATAAACGGGCGGTTTGGACGGGTATTTGTCCCGATCCCTGGTACCTGATTGCGGGACAAGCTTCACCCTGTTCCCCGGCCATAGCCGTAGCGCAAATTTTGACGGAACGCCGTAAGCTGCTTTCACCCAACCTCAGCATTTCCTACACCCAACCCCTGTACATGCAGCGCGGTGTGGGTGCCTACCTCTATGACCATACTGGAAGACGCTACCTCGATACGGTCAACAATGTGGCCCACGTTGGGCATGAGCACCCGCGGGTAGTGCGGGCTGGGCAGCGCCAAATGGCGGTACTCAACACCAATACCCGCTATGTACACCACCAGATTACGCAGTTTGCCGAGGCACTACTGGCTACGGCTCCTGCATCCCTGGAAGTGGCGTTTTTTGTCAACAGCGGCAGTGAAGCGAACGAACTGGCTTTACGGTTGGCCAAAACCTACACCAACCAACAAGACATTATCGCTCTGCAAGTGGGGTATCACGGCAACACCAATGCCTGTGTGGAGATCAGCTCGTACAAATTTGATGGCCCTGGTGGAAAAGGGGCTTCTCCAAGGGTTCACGTAGTACCCTTGCCCGATACTTATCGTGGTTTGTACCGAGGCAGTACACCCGACTCAGCACAACAATACGCTCAACCTGTAAATGAAATACTGGAGCGACTGCATATCCAAGGCCGGAGACCAGCTGCTTTTATGGCCGAAACCATCGTGAGTTGTGGCGGCCAAATTCCCCTTCCCCCCGGATATTTACAGCAGGTCTACGCCAGTGTACGGACTGCGGGCGGTTTGTGTATTGCCGATGAGGTACAAACGGGTTGTGGTCGTCCGGGGAAATACTTCTGGGCTTTTGAGGAACAAGGAGTGGTGCCGGACATTGTCACCATCGGCAAACCCATCGGGAATGGCCATCCGCTTGGTGCGGTCTTGTGTACCCGTGCCGTAGCCGATGCTTTTGCCAACGGCATGGAGTATTTTAATACTTTTGGCGGCAATCCGGTATCTTGTGCCATTGGGATGGAAGTGCTCAAGGTGATTCGGGAAGAGGGCTTGCAAGAAAATGCCTTGACCGTGGGCAATTATTTAAAGCTGGGCTTGGGAGAACTGGCACAGCGCTTCCCACAAATTGGCGATGTACGGGGCAGCGGTTTGTTTCTGGGCATCGAACTGGTGCATGACCCCATTGCCAAACTCCCAGCTGCATCCATTGCCGACTACCTCGCCAACCGCATGCGTACCCTGGGCATTTTGATGAGCACTGACGGGCCAGATCACAATGTCCTAAAAATCAAACCGCCAATGGTGTTTGGAAAAACACAGGCGGATTTTTTGCTGAGGATGTTGGAGCGGTTATTGAAGGAAGATGGGTGTAAGCCTTAG
- a CDS encoding YeiH family protein: MEASNARFRISEDWTSVLIGFLIIGLALSTLFILPAPQYGWSNGGELVNNVFSAANFSLIFNQFAFILLFGVLGARLTGIKVNSFISTLLLLYSITLLAQILAGNAFIKSLNLEAVIFSLILGLLIRQFFNLPEWFTKALSTELFVKIGLVLLGCSVIFSDILKNGTLGLIQSLVVVLSVWYFSYWLCKRWKIDEEMAFMLSSAVSICGVSAAIATAGAINGDSKKLSFVVSVVLIVAIPMMIFMPILANYMGLSQEITGAWLGGTIDTSGAVVASGSMVGEKALEVSTIVKFSQNVLLGIAAFFISVYWTLTGKESEGVKVEKPTLGIIWDRFPKFVLGFLAASLVFSFLLEPDTVKEVKGHLKNIQTLWFGLAFTSIGLETKFSDLFKDGFRKPFWAFLIAQFFNIIITLILAYLLFR, encoded by the coding sequence ATGGAAGCATCTAACGCAAGGTTTCGTATATCCGAGGATTGGACTTCGGTACTCATTGGTTTCCTGATCATTGGACTCGCCCTGAGCACCTTGTTTATTTTGCCAGCCCCACAATACGGCTGGTCAAACGGGGGAGAATTGGTGAACAATGTATTTTCTGCCGCAAACTTTAGCCTAATTTTCAATCAATTTGCTTTCATCTTGCTGTTTGGTGTATTGGGTGCTCGTTTGACGGGGATCAAGGTAAACAGCTTTATCAGCACTTTACTTCTCTTGTATTCGATTACCTTGTTGGCGCAAATCCTGGCCGGGAATGCCTTTATCAAATCGCTCAACCTGGAGGCCGTAATTTTCAGCTTAATTCTGGGTTTGCTCATTCGCCAGTTTTTTAATTTGCCAGAATGGTTTACCAAAGCCTTGTCCACTGAGCTGTTTGTCAAAATTGGTTTGGTGCTTCTCGGTTGCAGTGTGATTTTTTCAGACATCCTCAAAAACGGCACCCTCGGCTTGATTCAATCCTTAGTGGTGGTATTGAGTGTGTGGTATTTCTCCTATTGGCTCTGCAAACGTTGGAAAATCGATGAAGAAATGGCTTTTATGCTGTCTAGCGCGGTGTCCATTTGCGGCGTTTCAGCGGCCATTGCCACGGCAGGTGCCATCAATGGCGATAGCAAAAAACTGTCCTTTGTGGTATCTGTAGTGTTGATCGTAGCCATCCCCATGATGATTTTTATGCCCATTTTGGCGAATTACATGGGGCTTTCACAGGAAATCACCGGAGCCTGGTTGGGTGGCACCATCGATACTTCCGGTGCGGTGGTAGCATCAGGAAGTATGGTCGGTGAAAAAGCGCTGGAGGTCAGTACCATTGTGAAGTTTTCCCAAAACGTATTGCTGGGCATTGCCGCGTTTTTCATCAGTGTGTATTGGACCCTCACGGGCAAAGAATCCGAAGGTGTGAAGGTGGAAAAACCAACCCTTGGAATCATCTGGGATCGTTTCCCCAAGTTTGTGCTCGGCTTTTTAGCTGCCTCGCTCGTTTTTTCCTTCCTATTGGAACCTGATACGGTCAAAGAAGTGAAAGGGCACCTGAAAAACATCCAGACCTTGTGGTTTGGGCTAGCATTCACCAGCATTGGCCTGGAAACCAAGTTTTCCGACTTGTTTAAGGACGGTTTCCGCAAACCCTTCTGGGCCTTTTTGATCGCACAATTTTTCAACATCATCATTACCTTGATCCTGGCTTATCTTTTATTCAGGTAA
- a CDS encoding FAD-binding oxidoreductase, which translates to MELVQQLTEALGAECVLSHAEAAQRIASNWVGAENLNCRALLLPRNTAEVSTALKICHAAKQPVVPHGGLTNVVGGVLTQGHEIALSLERMNAIEAVDEANRTATVQAGVVLQELQNQLQPRGLFFPLDLGAKGSCMIGGNISTNAGGLQALRYGVMRNLVLGLEVVLADGTIITSMNQLLKNNAGYDLKHLFIGSEGTLGVITRAVLKLEDVPLSKNTAYIALNSFAQACDFLSFAKKTLGHTLSTYELMWQDYYQLMTSLPSRYAPPLPQDHAYYVLLEAQGYHPENDQKLFQETLERAFESGLIADACLAQSQQELDWFWGIREQVDFIFSVHQPVFLFDVSLSISNMETYTQEIAKGLQKVWPDVFLYVFGHMGDGNLHLFVSCGQNDQATRHQVEEIVFNPLTAIGGSITAEHGVGLEKKAWLHLSRNPAEIALMKSLKAALDPAGILNPGKIF; encoded by the coding sequence ATGGAGCTTGTTCAACAATTAACCGAAGCCCTTGGCGCGGAATGTGTTTTATCACACGCCGAAGCCGCCCAACGAATAGCCAGCAATTGGGTCGGCGCAGAAAACCTGAATTGTCGGGCCTTACTTTTGCCGCGGAATACGGCTGAAGTCTCGACCGCACTGAAGATCTGCCATGCCGCCAAACAACCCGTGGTGCCCCATGGCGGCTTGACGAACGTGGTGGGCGGCGTATTGACTCAAGGCCACGAAATCGCCCTCAGTCTGGAAAGGATGAACGCCATTGAGGCTGTCGACGAAGCCAATCGAACGGCAACCGTACAAGCTGGAGTTGTTTTGCAAGAGCTCCAAAATCAGCTCCAACCCCGTGGTTTGTTTTTCCCACTTGACCTGGGTGCCAAGGGCAGCTGTATGATTGGGGGCAACATTTCCACCAATGCAGGTGGGCTGCAAGCGCTGCGCTACGGCGTCATGCGCAATTTGGTGCTGGGCTTGGAAGTCGTCCTGGCCGATGGAACCATCATCACCTCCATGAACCAATTGTTGAAAAACAATGCAGGGTACGACCTCAAACACCTGTTCATCGGTTCAGAAGGCACCCTTGGCGTCATCACCCGAGCCGTGCTCAAACTTGAAGATGTACCACTTAGCAAAAACACCGCGTACATTGCCCTCAACAGTTTTGCGCAAGCCTGTGATTTTTTGAGTTTTGCAAAAAAAACACTCGGTCATACCCTCAGCACTTACGAACTGATGTGGCAGGACTACTACCAACTGATGACTTCCTTACCTTCCCGTTATGCTCCCCCCCTGCCCCAAGATCATGCGTACTACGTCTTGCTGGAAGCGCAGGGCTACCATCCGGAGAACGACCAAAAACTTTTCCAGGAAACCTTGGAAAGAGCCTTCGAAAGTGGCCTGATTGCCGATGCCTGTCTGGCACAAAGCCAGCAGGAACTGGACTGGTTTTGGGGCATCCGCGAACAAGTGGATTTTATTTTTTCGGTGCATCAGCCCGTGTTTCTTTTTGATGTCAGTTTGTCGATTTCAAACATGGAAACCTATACTCAAGAGATTGCCAAAGGCTTGCAAAAAGTATGGCCGGATGTCTTCCTTTACGTATTTGGGCACATGGGCGATGGTAACTTGCATTTGTTTGTGTCTTGTGGGCAAAACGACCAGGCGACCCGTCATCAAGTAGAGGAAATCGTATTTAACCCTTTGACCGCTATTGGTGGTTCAATTACTGCTGAGCACGGTGTTGGTTTGGAAAAAAAGGCCTGGCTGCATTTGAGTCGGAACCCAGCAGAAATCGCCCTGATGAAAAGTTTGAAGGCCGCGTTGGATCCGGCGGGAATTTTGAATCCAGGGAAGATTTTTTAA